cttagTCTCCTTGATATTTGAGGAATACCtaagaataagaaaaagaaacccaAGAGAAAGATCCCCTtagatatcaacacatcaagtCCATATAGGACTAGTAATCCTTTCAAAGTATAGACTTTAATTCTTCAATGAATTCAAGTCATATTAGGGACCCTTGTAGCCCAAGCTCATGCCAAGTTTAAGGCCTAAATAAGCCTCATTTAATATCCTTCTTTTGAccaaaattaatcttttatagGTTTGGACTGATTAGGTTAAAAATAgccaaaaaagaataatttgtcGATAAATTTGCCAAAAAAGTAACAAATTtgactaatttaaataaaatattcccGAACTCCAATTGACTTgaaattttaccaaaatatatttttatgcatttgGTATCTCCTTGTAAAATTTCATCTTGATCCAAAATAGTTTTTGAGAGATATGCCTGATCTCACAAAACTAACCAGTAGACATTTTAAGGCAAGATTCAAATCTAACTTGAATAGTATCATGTTGTTGTGGTCAATTAAATTTCATACAATGACTCTGTTGTTATGATTAACTAAATTCCATGTTTTAATCATCACCATTAATTCGAGCATCAAATCATGTCATCCTGCTCCAATGACATAACATTTATAGTAAATTGTCCTAAAGGCATAACATTTACATGATACTCCCCAGAAAACATAACttttataataacttttttattagaagatcatttacacacacacaaagataTATTCAACTTAATAACGGTAACTTAAATAAATTCATCAGAAATAAccttttaataattgatttctaaGGTCCTTATCCAAATAGTTGGGTTTAATctccaattatttatttaagtctcatcaaaacaattgattttactAATCAAACAATTAATGAAGTCCACATAGCTAACTTTAATAACCAAACAATTAATTAAGTTCTTGTTTAGACAGttgattttaataatcaaacaattaattaagTCCTTTGTATGAACAGTAAAGGAAATGCCttcttcatcttatttttttctcttttgttttcctttcatttttgtctttatatacttaatttcatccctcaatatttgcttaattttgaatttatcttcataatttattttaatttactttctataaggttatcgcAGTCTCAAACAAATATCCTGACATTTGATTTATGCTTGATTTTACAAccgtttaaattttttatcttataattaagtaaaattaatttaaaaaacaaagttcttAAACCCTCTCGAATCACAAATTTGACAAGTTACACCATCAAACCCGAGTTAATCTAATATGTCTTCgtcaatagtaaaaaaaggttatcttgattttttctaaagTCAAATCATACTTTGTATCGGTTGTTTGGTTTGTTAGAGCAACTCTCatacaagttaattttaaattcaaattatataagaaatcaagtcaagaaattttaaagttaacctattataacaatattaaatagttttatatgatctgaatatttttttacatttaattttttattcaaatcgtAGCACAACACAATTATGAAAACGAGatgaataaattgaatttttacatttaaaaaggatataattcaatttattttaatttttatattatattcatcatttttatcttatttcttTCAAGTTacttaaaaaactagttttaacattattttttttaaaattaaaaattaacctttaatttatttttggattattttaaatattaaattctaaataaaatctaattgtggaacctcaaaattattttagacatgatctgaaaattgaaaatcaagagCTTACAAACATGATGGAAGGGACCAAAGCACCTAGCTAAACTAACCTAATTTGAAAACGTCATCAACCCAAACCTACGTGGCATCCACTTGCTTGCTCACAACCCACCGTCAGCCGCCCAACaatcatttaaaacaaaaacaaataaaaataaaaaaacgaaaaatTCCATCACTGCTTCCTGTCTTTTAcctaatttgaaaagaaaagaaaaaaaataaatcaaacgcCGTCAATTAACTTGACCCAAAATCGTCCCGTCAATCTCCTCTGCTTCCGCAATCCAGACTTCAATCACCTCTCTCTCTACTGTTTTTTAAAACTCTCCTTCTCTCTACTGTTAAACCAGTTTCAGTTGCTTGTAATAACTgcttttaaataaaacttaagTATTAAATGAAAGATTCCGATTCATTTTTAGCTACTGACTCGCATACAGATAGTcacttgctctctctctttcttgtaATGACCTCTTCTTTTTAGGGTTTTCGTCTTAGTTATGGCTATGAGAGGCGTCGATTTCAAGTGGTTTGTCCTCATTAATCTTTCCTTCATGTTATCttcatttgtgtgtgtgttggtgccCTTTTGTTTCAagtgatttttgtgtttttgcttgaaaatattgGGTTTTGCAGGTACGATGGCTTCTTCTTGTCAATGCTAGCAACAAGTGCGTATCCTTGTTATTATGTAtacatttttagatttttggCTTTCTCTTTTTAagggttttaattttctttctttgattctcaagaaagtttgaatcttttctATGCTGTTGCCTACACTTTTAAGTTCTTAATCTTCTTGCAGCTTTCTTTTGGTGATTAATTTAACATCAATCTTTTACtatcttttcttggttttatatCTTCACAATACCCTTTTGTTTGATTTCTAAGAGAAATTGTTTGTTCTTTCTTTAACAATGACACTCatagaatcattgttgctatCAATTGGAGGCGTTATCATATTTGTACATACCCATTGCACATATGGATAATGGTAGCTCTCCCTCTGCCTCTATCTTTATTCTAGTTCCAACAAATTATGTGAACATAACAGTTTCTTTTATATCTCATTTCTAATGTTTGTTGGTCAGGTTGATTACACTACCGTTTTTGTGTTTCGCTTGTTGATGTTTATAGATAATGGACTTGCTGCTGGAATGGGATTGTAAGGCCTGTTATCTTGTACACCTTGGCatcaattctttctttctttttataataatgGGCTCTTCTACTTTTGATGAGAATTCTGCGTTATGTACAAgtattctagttttattttaaagattttggaGATGTTTTGAGAAAGAAATTTGCTGGAATAAAGATATTGGGTTTAACTCCCACATTATCTTTGTGCTcttgaaaaagtattctttttagtagttttttaaatattacatgCAATCAAGCAGCTGCAGATTTTGCTTgctttttattggtttaatcATGTTATCATACGAGTGAATTCTCTTAATAATGTAGGCATTTGCTGttgaaaacttgttttttccctttcataTAGTCAAATTGTATGGTTGGAGAATATCTTTTGCATCAGTTTATCACATGTTCTTTTACTGAAAGTTTGAAAAGGCACTTTGTAAGCTTAATCTTGCTGAATAAGTTCTTCTTCATCTATTTTACTTCCTTCAGGGATTTTGGGAGGCAGCAGAGATATGCCCGTTTTTGTGGAAGAATTGTTGTTCTTTCAATTCTCTCTCTACTGCTATATCCATTTCTTTGGGCTTGGACTATAATTGGCACACTCTGGTTCACGAGGGCTAGAGATTGTGTAAGCTCTTTATTTATATTCCTCAATTGGAAGCATTGTCATCTTGAGACAATCTTAATTCAGGAGGTGATGTATTTAATTTGTTGCAGTTACCAGAAGAAGGTCAGAAATGGGGTTTTCTTATATGGTTGCTTTTCAGCTACTGTGGACTGATTGGTATCGCTTGCATCTCTGTTGGAAAGGTTATCATAGTTCCTTGTGCTTCTATTTCTCTCCTTAACTTTACCTGCTATTGTTTATCCTAAGTAACCAAAACATTCTGCTCATCGATGCTTTCTTATGTTCACCTGCCCCTTCTTATCCTTGAccattttaatattcttttctaGTGGCGGGTACGAAGACAAGCACACCACTTACGTGCTCAGCAAGGCATTCCTATTTCAGAATACGGGGTGATGGTTCATGCATCTTAAGTACTAAAGTTTATTATTACTACTGTCATGGTTTCTTTTAATCACCCTGCTTATGCATCCAGGTATTGGTTGATTTGATCCGGGTGCCTGATTGGGCGTTTGAAGCTGCAGGTCAAGAAATGAGAGTAATGGGCCAAGATGCTGCTCCATATCAACCTGGACTCTATTTGACTCCCACTCAGGTAAGTGCCAGTCAATAGCTATGAATTATGATtgcctattttcttttttgattggGACAACATCATGCACATTCGTGTTTTCTATAACCTGAAAATACAGAACAGCAGGTTTCAAGTACATGTAGtagatttttcttgtaatttgccATGGAAGGTAGTCCAAATTATTATATCGCAGCATGGATTAGCCTTAATAGAGAAGAGCATGGGCTGGTATCCCAAGAAATGTTATTATAACTCTATTTTGTGTCTGCTTGCTCTCCATATATTCTGGAGGATGTCTAAGTCATTGCATTCTATTATTGGACTTAAGGCTCATATGATCATTGTCCATTCCAGTAACTCACAGTAATCTTTTTGATGAAATCTGGTCTTGTATCattattctaaatttatatAGCTTTTAGTTAGTTTATAATCTCTCTGGTTCTGTTGTCTTTTCATAGAGAGAAGCAGTGGAGGCGCTCATTCAAGAACTTCCAAAGTTCAGGCTCAAGGCTGTTCCAACTGACTGCAGTGAATGTCTCATCTGCCTCGAAGAGTTCTATGTAGGGAACGAGGTAAATATTTTGACTACTCTGCTTTCTATGTGCCAAAGTTTGCCCTAGAGAAGGTCTATTGCAGAAATAGTTGGAACTAGCCCTTCCATGCATTAAAAAActgtttttatttagtttttcgATAGAACTTCTGGTATACCGTAGGTTTTTTACTACTCCAGAAGGAAAAAATGATGTGCTTCAATCCCAACGAATATATTCCAACTATTTTAGTTCAGAGCAATTTATTCACAAGACATTTGTCTGCATATTAGACCACCATAAAGATGATCATGAGGAAAATTATcacttttttcatattaatagaAGGTTAGTGCTGGTAGTTAAACTCATGCCAACAATTTTGTTTCATGTTGTCTTTGTGTGATTGGGTTTGTTACATGTTAGAGTTGACAAATCACACTGGCCATCTGgcttgaagaaaataaaaaacacttttgaattACCAAAGTTCCTTACTAGTAATATTGCAGGTTCGTGGCCTACCTTGTGCACATAATTTCCATGTTGAATGTATTGATGAGTGGCTTCGACTGAATGTGAAATGTCCACGGTGTCGCTGCTCAGTCTTCCCTAATCTTGACCTTAGTGCCTTATCTAATCTCCGTGCTGATTCGGAAAGATCTCCTGCCACTGTAACAACCAACCGATATGTGAGAACTGTGCCTTCCAGCCACAGCTATCTGTTGAGAATGCAGGGTCTGCTGTGGCCTGTCCAATCTGGGAATGCTGGGGATCCCACTGATGCAGATATTGATGTGGAAGCTGCTGAGAATGGAAGTGCACACATGGCAACTGGGGAACGAACGGGTACGGAATCAGTTTCATCAGCTGGACATGCGCTTGGGGGTCAGTCCACCCAAACTCATCactagtcatttttttttttttggatttacaaCATATTAACCCTGTGCCGAGAAAACCTAGGTTCCACTGAATCTCACTTTAATGAAAACGCCCTGGgctgttttatatataatacagAGAAAAGCTAAATGATATTTGTTCATGCTCACTGTCTTAACTGCTGTGTTGCTACATGCTGTCACCAATTCATATGGGGAGTTCTGGACACAAAAATCCGTAATGATAACTGTTGCCTTTTTGTTAATGGGAATGGAGCTTGAATTTGCCTTGAAAAGTTGTATCTCTCTCTCTACCAGGTGAAcgaaaaatttcattttatttgaggCAAAAGTAATATTGCGTGGTCCTTACTGTATAAATATTCAAGTAAAGTTGCTGAGTTTAAGAGATCATAATAACATAATCATTCAAATgccttttaatgatttttccaGCCACTCACTTGATTTGAGTGCAGACAATTATGcgttatgtattttgtttggacTTGTGAAGTCTCCCCATGCTTGGATTCGAACCAGAAAAGATTTGGGACCTATATCCCTTTGATCACAGCCTGCAATGTTGCTGCAACTCGCTATTTGCAAGCACtggaattgaaattattttatggcCATCAGTTTTCTGTATGCTTCTTTTGATGTCAAAGTCACGATTACCTCATCAAATTTGTTATCTCCACTTGTGTCTAAGGAATTACTGTTCACTGTGAAATTGGATGCTTTACCTTGCgaaaagttaattataatttagtcttTGCAATTTAtcgaaacaaattaattaattcctataatataaaaaataattaaatggttCTTTGATTAATGTTGATCATGCTTACTaacttttaaactttttttatatttttaaaatgaaaaatcaaaatgaattgaaaaaaaaaaacatgaaatcgaTGAAAATGATCAATTTATAAAGGTGACCTCATTAATTGGCCACCAGGTTTAGTGAGCAAATCACAAGACCTATTTCGAGGTCCTCATTctataaaagaacaagatgatcTTTCGAATCTCCAACGGGGAAAATTAATGGGGGAAAGCTCAATCTACTCAATAACATTGTTGATTGGAATcgatttttctttattgtaattaaattcaattataatctttttatGATTGCTAAATACTTTTTACTACAAATAACAAGGATGtaaaattgattatatataagattaaaaaaaaaatacattgtttttctcatctatatttctaaaatgacacataacaaaataaactaaaatgaatgGTGGAATCAAGAGGATCAATCACTATAGCTCTAGATTTAATGGCACTATGAATTAGAAtagtaaaaagataaatttgccCCATAGCAACACAAAAAGTTTACTTGGATGTTAGGGCTAGTGatgtcttttttcctttttatgtataataaaagtatttaattccctttaaaataaaaataaaaaagtgaactGGGGTTTAGGGCTATTTTGGGTTTTCAATTATAAATGCAAAGAAAATTTTACTAAGATGTCCTTAGGGTGAATAAAACATCAACTTTCATCTTGAGTCATTGCCTGTTTGGGAGTGAGGTTGAACCTACTTTTcggaaaatttcaatttttttttctttgctaaaattgagtgcggtttgtactttttgaatcgttttgatgtgtgtgatatcaaaaataatttttaaaaaataaaaaaatattattggcatgcttttcagcacgaaaagttatttgaaaagcaaccgctaccacactcccaaacaccctctagtcatttcattttattttattttttgtaattaattgggttaaaaaGAAGATTGGTactttaatttgtaataaatattattaaaaaaaaagtgatcaaTGCATGTTTTGTATATGTTTGCGTGTGGGTTATGCCATGTTCTTCAAATGACATGTGTAGTATTGTTTGATGGTCAAATATTGGCTTTTATGATAGTGTTCAAATCATCTTGGTAGCCTCTTAATCACTAAGCCAGTTGTGTCATCAACAAATTTCTGGTTTgacattaatgatatttttttttctctcccctcCTTAATTATCATGCTTGGCcctttaaattttcaaaccaacccctcggtttattttttcttaaaatttggttcttattttttgctaatttttttgtGGCCCTTttgtaagggttttttttttcccccgaTCTCATCATTTAATACCAATTTGTTATCGTTGTTTTTTCCGcttgattttcattcttttggtttttaattttttttcttgattcttttgtgtaatttttattgttttttaatttcattgttcaatctaaatttatggtatatttttttaatttagtcctcattattttaatttttttatccttttattaaagtaatttttcttttcaatttcaccattcaataaaaattttgtagttgccttctaatttattttttattttttttttatttttatcctttatcctttatattttaattttaatttttggttttggatccttttttataattgaattttttttttttaatttcatccttcaatgtttgattttctttttttcatatatggTGCTTCTGGTCTAATGACCcaagtcatgagtttgaaaagttaatgcaggtttacatcttttttttttttttttttactttttttatttcattttttacattagttttatttttaaaaaataactttgttgttttcttcaatttattttctattagattatttcaatttcatgacGTAAACCGTAGATTTAGCAAATCAACCTAGTTTGGCTCACTTTATATTACTTAGATTACATGTCAATCATGTTAACATGGGTTGATTTAGActattatttgttctttttttttttttacctaattttatatttcctaaggtttttttttcataatttattgtgattatttttttatatatttaattttggtccatttaatattattatttattatattattatctaattaaaataaaatagatatatttAACCTAGTCAGGATATAACTcaagtaataaattttttttttcttgtttgaaaatttacTTGCAACACCTAAACATTAGTTTtcgtgaaaaaaataacaaggccTTGTCTCTAATACtgaaatcaagatttaaaataattttataagaatGAAGTTAGTCGAAGATACATGTCATTTCATTAAAAGGTTAATGATGAAACTTAAACTTATACTTGGATTAAAAATCTCTTTTATTTACTATTAAGGGCTCTAAGCGTCAAATATTATTGGTTTTACCATTTCACAATAAAGTCGGGGggaatctaaaaaattatagataaacgAAAATAATAGCCcctaaaatttaagaataaataaaaataaaaatggtaaaaTTTGGCAGGCTGTACATTAAAATGGATCCAGTAGATCTTATACATGTAAGTAAATGTGAGATTTActagagatttatataattagtaatttttaaatttataaaattaattaaaatatatataaaatagtttggatattaattaataataataataataaataaataaataaaccaagaaACTCTGAATATTCTAGTGAGCCTCCTCTCACTTTCTTACAGGTTTATCCTCAACTATCCCCAACTATAAATTAGTTATCATCAAATTCCAACAGCAATTAATTCCCCAAAAACACCCttgtctctccctctctctctctctctctctctctcaaagcaCCTCAAAACCCTCAAGCATTAAGAGATGATAGTGGGAAATAATGTCTGTGGGATGGGGCAATCGATAACTACAGTGCCCCAGTTAAGACCCTTTTGTTGCATTGATTTCTCAGCCCACAAGTCTACCAATTTTAGCTTTCTTTTCGGTTGGGGCCGCTCTTCTGCTCTTCTCAACAACAACAggaattcttctttttctctaaaTAAAACCACCCGCAAGAGCTCAAATTTGCACTGCTGTCGTtgcaataatagcaataatactTTGGAGTGGGACTGGAACAGATGGAACCGCCATTTTTCTGAGATTGAACAAGCTGAAAGTTTTGCTTCTGTTCTCAAGGTACctctttttagcttttaataGGTTTCTTTGGATGTTTTTGTGGCGGGTTCTTGTTGTTGTCTGCATAATTCCTGATTATGTTAAAGGGTCTAATTTGTTGTAGCTGAAAACAcgaagtttatatttttaattgtaactAGTTTattgcgattttttttttggcagataATCAGTTTGCCTAATTGctcaatttattaaatattggtCTTTTATGATCGGTATTGGTTCTGTGCCTTTTTGTTTCTATGGATTTCATATGTCTAGCTTGGTCTTGAGGTGCTTTACTGTCCCATAGGTGGTACCAGTTCAATTTATTATCTTCTGCTGTATTATAGGAAACATGTCAATATAACAACTGGTTCAATTGCATGGAAAATGTGAACAGAAAGGTTGTATAGTTTGTCATTCTGTGTGGTTCCATTTTTTTGCGTGAGTGTTCGTCATCCAGAGAGATTTTCGTGATATAGTTCCTTTTGCTTTATTCAGTCAGGAAgcaaaaaagttttttcaaataCGAGGGAATAATCTTTCCTAGGAAAGCAAAACCTTTTTGTTTCAGAAAAGTGTGCTATTTTCATGCGATTGAGATGTGCTGCATGTATGCGGAGGTGGCTACTTCTTCCATACTTCTGTTTCTTGGAAGAAAAGAGATGGGGGGTATATATGAGAGTTATTGTATAGCATGACTGTTTTGAGTATCAAGGACATGAGGGATATAGCAGAATCAGaaaatggtttttatttatttattgctatGCTAGTATTAAGACTTATATTATGTATTGTGTATTTTTAGAACAATGTGTTTTGGTATACCCATCAGGTAATTGACTTTGCCAAAAAACATGTTGATTGCCAATCAACTTTTGAAAATTAGAGAACTGGTTTTCCTCTATAATGAAGTAAGCTTACATGCTTGATGACTGATAAATTATAACTGCACATTAAGCATATATGTCTGTGGTAATGGTCTCAATTAATTTGGATCCATCCAGTTTCAGTTTTAGCTGCTTAGATATTGAAGCAAGAAGTTCTAGCATATCCATATTGCTTGTTCTTTTGTATTAATTGAATGCCTTCTTTTCAGTTTCAACTggaggatgcaattgaaaatgaAGACTTTCAAGAGGCTGCAAAGCTGAAAATAGCCATTGCTGAAGCTACTTCAAAGGATAATATAGCCCATATAATGTCTGAATTGAAGGTTTGAATTCTATATGGGGCCTTAGAACTGTGTTCATAGAACTTTATACAGTCCCTTGAAGTATGGGCTTGCATGCGTAACATTCAGTTTTTAATAATAAGTGTCTGTTATCTGCAGAATGCAGTAGAGGAAGAACGATACCACGATGCTTCAAAATTGTGTAAATATACAGGAAGTGGATTGGTAATTACCTTAGCATCAATTATCTATTGTCCAGTCATATTTTTACGGTTTCAGGTCACCTGCTTTACATTTTCTAGTgaaattgagaattgacatTTCTTGGCCTGGATGAACAATAAATATAGTGAACAGAGCATCGCACTTTTAGACAAGaattagaaatgtttttttttttgttgcaccCCCATTATTTAACTAAAAAGGGGATAAACTTGTTTAAGTTGTTCCTTTTGGAGGCATGACTTcctgtgattttatttttaaagcctTCAACTACAAGTGAGGACCAAGTGCTTTTCATTATGGAGCTCTTAGATTTTGTCTCCTGACTTGTACATTGCCTCTTTGGTTTCATATTTCTTTTACCTTTGTGAGTTGGTTTGGATTGTAAATTTAGCCTATCCAATTAGATCATGTATTGTTTAATGTAGGTAGCAACCAACAAACTTAGATCTCAGAATTTCTTGATTCTtctcatattttctttcttgcaatgtcaatttaaattttctgCTCTGAGTGAACAGGTAGGTTGGTGGGTGGGCTACTCATCGGATTCTGATGATCCCTTTGGCAGACTGATTCGCATAACACCTGGCGTGGGCAGATTTGTTGGCCGGAGTTATACTCCAAGGTAAGGATATTTGTCATCCTGATTAATGTTTGATGCACTGGAGCTTGTtggtaaaatatcattttctgcAGGCAGTTGGTCAATTCATCTCTTGGAACTCCgttatttgagatttttgtgGTCAAAGATGCTGAGGAAAAGTATGCTATGCAAGTGAGCTACAATTTCTCCTTTTAGATTGTTCCTCATTTAAACACTAACCACAGATCAAATTCATGAGCTTGTTGACTTAAAATTATGCATTACCAATGTGGAGAGTCATGGGATTTTTTGGATGATGCTGACTTTATTTACGTGCTCATACTGATTCACCTGTAAGGGAAGACATTACACATGCCCAGAATTCAGAACTACAATATGAATGTGCTGTGAGGCATATGTCAAGTGGTTAT
The genomic region above belongs to Populus alba chromosome 12, ASM523922v2, whole genome shotgun sequence and contains:
- the LOC118044681 gene encoding E3 ubiquitin-protein ligase SIS3, with translation MAMRGVDFKWYDGFFLSMLATSAIIVAINWRRYHICTYPLHIWIMVDYTTVFVFRLLMFIDNGLAAGMGLDFGRQQRYARFCGRIVVLSILSLLLYPFLWAWTIIGTLWFTRARDCLPEEGQKWGFLIWLLFSYCGLIGIACISVGKWRVRRQAHHLRAQQGIPISEYGVLVDLIRVPDWAFEAAGQEMRVMGQDAAPYQPGLYLTPTQREAVEALIQELPKFRLKAVPTDCSECLICLEEFYVGNEVRGLPCAHNFHVECIDEWLRLNVKCPRCRCSVFPNLDLSALSNLRADSERSPATVTTNRYVRTVPSSHSYLLRMQGLLWPVQSGNAGDPTDADIDVEAAENGSAHMATGERTGTESVSSAGHALGGQSTQTHH